In Bombus huntii isolate Logan2020A chromosome 3, iyBomHunt1.1, whole genome shotgun sequence, a single genomic region encodes these proteins:
- the LOC126863786 gene encoding alpha-tocopherol transfer protein-like isoform X1 — MFTRLWIDKDTKDVPNGRIGITLKNEPKPGAERELLLEEDSPKNGDIDVGKCCNDSNGMPEFKDDQIQSNDEEVCLDLGEPSPEVMEYARRELGETDDVKCRTLQELRDMIYERGECLPHRMDDDFLIRFLRTRNFNVNRAHRLIVNYCTFKEEHPEIHQDVCPLEMKHIGEDDVMSVPAYRTQDGRRIMIYRLGNWDPRKYGVEEIFKATVIILELGVLEPRAQILGGDVIFDLEGITMAHAWTITPQVASMVVALIVSAFPMTTHAIHILHQSWVFDVMFSVFKPLLDVKMQNKIFFHGSNMESLHEHISPFHLPKKYGGTREELPYYKWIDNLSKVPQIVKEMKQVGYIVPEEIQKQLDQLVED, encoded by the exons GATACGAAGGACGTGCCGAATGGCAGGATCGGTATAACCTTGAAGAACGAGCCGAAACCAGGAGCCGAGAGGGAGCTTCTTCTCGAAGAGGATTCGCCGAAAAACGGCGACATCGATGTTGGAAAGTGTTGCAACGATTCAAACGGTATGCCGGAATTCAAGGACGATCAGATCCAGTCGAACGACGAGGAGGTTTGTTTGGATCTTGGAGAACCCTCGCCGGAAGTGATGGAGTACGCCAGGAGAGAACTTGGAGAGACGGACGACGTTAAGTGTAGGACCCTTCAGGAATTAAGGGATATGATTTATG AGAGAGGAGAATGTCTGCCGCACAGGATGGACGATGACTTCTTGATTAGGTTTCTAAGGACGAGGAATTTCAACGTTAACAGGGCGCATAGACTG ATCGTAAACTACTGCACCTTCAAAGAGGAACATCCGGAGATCCATCAAGATGTGTGTCCACTGGAGATGAAGCACATCGGCGAAGACGACGTGATGTCAGTGCCAGCTTACAGGACGCAGGATGGCAGGAGAATAATGATCTATCGACTGGGAAATTGGGATCCAAGGAAATATGGCGTGGAGGAGATCTTTAAAGCCACGGTCATCATTCTTGAACTCGGAGTTTTGGAGCCGAGAGCGCAAATCCTTGGCGGCGATGTAATTTTTGATCTGGAGGGCATCACTATGGCGCATGCGTGGACTATCACTCCCCAg GTGGCCAGTATGGTGGTAGCTTTGATAGTGTCAGCGTTCCCAATGACGACCCACGCTATACACATCCTCCATCAATCCTGGGTATTCGACGTGATGTTCTCGGTATTTAAGCCACTTCTGGACGTGAAGATGCAGAACAAGATCTTCTTTCACGGTAGCAACATGGAAAGCCTTCACGAGCACATCTCACCGTTCCATTTGCCGAAGAAGTATGGCGGAACCAGGGAGGAATTGCCTTACTACAAGTGGATAGACAACCTCAGCAAAGTCCCTCAAATCGTCAAAGAGATGAAGCAAGTCGGCTACATAGTCCCTGAGGAGATACAGAAGCAGTTAGACCAATTGGTCGAGGATTGA
- the LOC126863786 gene encoding alpha-tocopherol transfer protein-like isoform X2, with product MPEFKDDQIQSNDEEVCLDLGEPSPEVMEYARRELGETDDVKCRTLQELRDMIYERGECLPHRMDDDFLIRFLRTRNFNVNRAHRLIVNYCTFKEEHPEIHQDVCPLEMKHIGEDDVMSVPAYRTQDGRRIMIYRLGNWDPRKYGVEEIFKATVIILELGVLEPRAQILGGDVIFDLEGITMAHAWTITPQVASMVVALIVSAFPMTTHAIHILHQSWVFDVMFSVFKPLLDVKMQNKIFFHGSNMESLHEHISPFHLPKKYGGTREELPYYKWIDNLSKVPQIVKEMKQVGYIVPEEIQKQLDQLVED from the exons ATGCCGGAATTCAAGGACGATCAGATCCAGTCGAACGACGAGGAGGTTTGTTTGGATCTTGGAGAACCCTCGCCGGAAGTGATGGAGTACGCCAGGAGAGAACTTGGAGAGACGGACGACGTTAAGTGTAGGACCCTTCAGGAATTAAGGGATATGATTTATG AGAGAGGAGAATGTCTGCCGCACAGGATGGACGATGACTTCTTGATTAGGTTTCTAAGGACGAGGAATTTCAACGTTAACAGGGCGCATAGACTG ATCGTAAACTACTGCACCTTCAAAGAGGAACATCCGGAGATCCATCAAGATGTGTGTCCACTGGAGATGAAGCACATCGGCGAAGACGACGTGATGTCAGTGCCAGCTTACAGGACGCAGGATGGCAGGAGAATAATGATCTATCGACTGGGAAATTGGGATCCAAGGAAATATGGCGTGGAGGAGATCTTTAAAGCCACGGTCATCATTCTTGAACTCGGAGTTTTGGAGCCGAGAGCGCAAATCCTTGGCGGCGATGTAATTTTTGATCTGGAGGGCATCACTATGGCGCATGCGTGGACTATCACTCCCCAg GTGGCCAGTATGGTGGTAGCTTTGATAGTGTCAGCGTTCCCAATGACGACCCACGCTATACACATCCTCCATCAATCCTGGGTATTCGACGTGATGTTCTCGGTATTTAAGCCACTTCTGGACGTGAAGATGCAGAACAAGATCTTCTTTCACGGTAGCAACATGGAAAGCCTTCACGAGCACATCTCACCGTTCCATTTGCCGAAGAAGTATGGCGGAACCAGGGAGGAATTGCCTTACTACAAGTGGATAGACAACCTCAGCAAAGTCCCTCAAATCGTCAAAGAGATGAAGCAAGTCGGCTACATAGTCCCTGAGGAGATACAGAAGCAGTTAGACCAATTGGTCGAGGATTGA
- the LOC126863776 gene encoding adenylate cyclase type 3: protein MLRSQETSNEDSYLSSGRPSNLLRTSFSSAKLETLYRASSLQQRRGGLEYFLFSALLYAAHSLITPGQELSTRSLTAVFLGLNLGLLAWAKHNPRAKDALWSVIPHVAWNLSTAQLLTQLFLKSTEVTPRDGLGWLLLMLYLLFATLPLRLPLCVLLAISTALVYIISVVGLSKAPAQIPIDVLVLTVTLSIGAMLLGASSYSLTEFQQRRAFLETRQSLEVQLVIEEQSAEQERLLLSVLPEHVAVMMRQDLGASLDTQFKKIYMSRHENVSILYADIVGFTAISSTYSASELVKILNELFARFDQLSERYEQLRIKILGDCYYCISGAPVERPDHAVLCVYMGLSMVDAIKYVQQKTNSPVDMRVGIHTGAVLAGVLGQRQWQFDVYSKDVELANKMESSGMAGRVHISNATLSFLNGEFEVEPAHGEDREEALQKAGIVTYFIVRALKPFKPAATKSIASLTEDARRTIDAGNERNNNKEDSEEFRQRLRKELDNKTGGAHLKGHAYWLTLRFKDSKVESAFHHAEEAFSPLSLLGGPLVMICAAPVWRFQPWGPFTWGGIGIVVLFAVVLAGATCLGSAIKAMWLRRALALMMTFSLGIFLILDMFNCVVIEETIPPLNATITLSSRCPYPSYYSYIGVLTLVATSMPTYICYLGKAYLMYGISGVQCFINICLLNARLDWEDYASTLEPTPLPSKYCLSATLLIVATCLVIVSRYAEKSRRMLYLRGREVEAQRERAADMTRRNGALIYNILPPHVAAYFLSSARHHDDLYSQSYAEVGVLFASMPNFADFYSEESINNQGLECLRFLNEVISDFDAILDQTKFKDIIKIKTIGSTYMAASGITDSEESEDAPRWGHLSTLVEFALELKKALSSINEQSFNHFVLKMGINHGPVTAGVIGARKPHYDIWGNTVNVASRMESTGKVGCIQVTDETRRILEPFGFGFEQRGLVFVKGKGQLLTHYLVSKDGVSLNLDSDLPVEPTHPIIYQ, encoded by the exons ATGTTACGAAGTCAAGAGACCTCGAACGAGGATTCCTACCTGAGCTCGGGCAGGCCGTCGAACCTGCTGCGGACGAGCTTCAGCAGCGCCAAGTTAGAGACGCTATATCGCGCCTCCTCCCTTCAACAGAGGCGGGGTGGCCTCGAGTACTTCCTGTTTTCGGCGCTCCTCTACGCAGCTCACTCGTTGATCACGCCTGGTCAGGAGCTATCGACTCGAAGCTTAACCGCCGTCTTCTTGGGGTTGAATCTGGGCCTGCTGGCCTGGGCTAAACACAATCCTAGAGCGAAAGATGCGCTTTGGTCGGTGATTCCACACGTGGCCTGGAACCTGTCAACCGCACAGCTACTTACTCAGCTGTTCCTCAAGTCCACCGAGGTCACGCCTAGGGACGGACTAGGCTGGCTGTTGCTCATGCTCTACCTGCTGTTCGCCACTTTACCCCTCAGACTGCCCCTCTGCGTCCTCCTTGCCATTAGCACCGCATTGGTGTACATCATCTCCGTCGTTGGACTCTCCAAAGCACCTGCACAGATACCCATCGATGTTTTG GTGCTGACAGTGACGCTATCCATAGGCGCCATGCTTCTGGGTGCTTCCAGTTACTCTCTGACCGAGTTTCAACAACGTAGAGCCTTTTTAGAAACCAGACAGAGCCTGGAAGTACAACTGGTGATCGAGGAACAAAGCGCCGAGCAGGAAAGGCTGCTGCTTAGCGTGCTTCCGGAACACGTGGCTGTAATGATGCGACAGGACCTAGGCGCCTCGCTGGATACGCAGTTCAAGAAGATTTACATGTCCAGGCATGAGAATGTCTCGATTCTGTATGCGGACATTGTTGGTTTTACCGCGATTTCCTCCACGTACAGCGCTAGCGAACTAGTGAAGATTCTCAACGAGCTATTTGCCAGATTCGATCAACTCAGTGAAAG ATACGAGCAGCTGCGAATAAAGATCCTCGGCGACTGTTACTACTGCATAAGTGGAGCACCCGTGGAAAGACCAGACCACGCTGTTCTCTGTGTCTATATGGGCTTATCTATGGTGGACGCCATCAAGTACGTGCAACAAAAGACCAATAGCCCTGTCGACATGAGGGTGGGTATACACACTGGTGCTGTGTTGGCCGGTGTCCTCGGACAGAGACAATGGCAATTCGATGTGTACAGCAAGGATGTCGAACTCGCGAACAAGATGGAGAGCAGTGGAATGGCGGG GAGGGTGCACATCTCGAACGCGACGCTGAGCTTCCTGAATGGCGAGTTCGAGGTCGAGCCAGCGCACGGCGAGGACAGAGAAGAGGCACTACAGAAAGCGGGCATCGTCACATACTTCATAGTCCGGGCGTTGAAACCCTTCAAGCCAGCTGCCACTAAGAGCATCGCCTCGCTCACGGAGGACGCCAGGAGGACGATCGACGcaggaaacgaaagaaataacaataaGGAGGACTCGGAGGAATTTAGACAGAGGCTGAGGAAGGAACTGGATAACAAAA cTGGCGGAGCACATTTGAAAGGTCACGCGTACTGGTTGACCTTGCGGTTCAAGGACTCTAAGGTGGAGTCTGCGTTTCACCACGCCGAAGAAGCATTTTCCCCTTTGTCATTGCTCGGTGGGCCATTGGTGATGATCTGTGCCGCCCCAGTTTGGAGGTTTCAGCCCTGGGGACCTTTCACATGGGGCGGTATCGGGATAGTGGTGCTATTCGCGGTAGTTTTGGCTGGTGCCACGTGTCTCGGCAGTGCCATCAAGGCTATGTGGCTGAGAAGAGCTTTGGCTCTTATGATGACATTTTCCCTTGGTATTTTTCTGATTCTCGATATG TTCAACTGCGTGGTCATCGAGGAAACTATTCCGCCCCTAAACGCCACCATAACTCTGTCTTCGAGGTGTCCATATCCTTCCTACTACTCGTACATCGGTGTGCTTACACTTGTGGCGACCTCGATGCCGACCTACATATGCTATCTAGGCAAGGCGTACTTAATGTACGGTATCTCGGGCGTCCAATGTTTCATCAACATCTGTCTACTCAATGCGAGGCTGGACTGGGAGGATTACGCTTCTACCCTCGAACCGACCCCCCTTCCATCGAAATATTGCCTATCCGCCACTCTTCTCATCGTAGCTACTTGTCTGGTCATCGTGTCCAGATAT GCGGAAAAGTCGAGGAGGATGTTGTACCTACGAGGAAGGGAGGTGGAGGCGCAGAGAGAAAGGGCGGCGGACATGACGCGCAGAAACGGCGCCCTCATCTACAACATCCTTCCGCCGCACGTGGCTGCTTATTTTCTATCGAGTGCGAGACACCACGATGATCTCTACAGTCAAAGCTACGCCGAAGTGGGTGTTCTGTTCGCTAGTATGCCGAACTTCGCCGATTTCTACAGCGAAGAGAGCATCAATAACCAGGGCCTCGAGTGTCTCAGGTTCTTGAACGAAGTCATATCCGATTTCGATGCG ATCCTCGATCAAACTAAATTCAAGGACATCATCAAGATCAAGACGATAGGCTCGACATACATGGCGGCATCCGGAATCACAGACTCAGAGGAGTCCGAGGATGCTCCTCGGTGGGGTCACTTGTCCACCCTCGTCGAATTCGCCCTGGAGTTGAAGAAAGCATTGTCGAGCATCAACGAGCAAAGCTTCAATCACTTTGTTCTCAAAATGGGTATCAATCACGGCCCTGTGACTGCTGGGGTTATTGGCGCAAGGAAACCTCATTACGATATCTGGGGAAATACCGTGAACGTGGCGTCTAGAATGGAAAGCACTGGAAAAGTAGGCTGCATCCAg GTCACAGACGAGACCCGGAGGATTCTGGAGCCATTTGGCTTCGGCTTCGAACAACGCGGCCTGGTGTTCGTCAAGGGCAAAGGTCAGCTGCTCACCCACTACCTGGTATCCAAGGACGGCGTGTCCTTGAATTTGGACAGTGACCTGCCAGTCGAACCCACCCATCCGATCATCTATCAGTAG